A genomic stretch from Canis lupus familiaris isolate Mischka breed German Shepherd chromosome 15, alternate assembly UU_Cfam_GSD_1.0, whole genome shotgun sequence includes:
- the HPDL gene encoding 4-hydroxyphenylpyruvate dioxygenase-like protein, producing the protein MAAHARRLCHVAFHVPAGQRLARDLRRLFGFQPLAVREAEGWRQLALRSGDAVFLVNEGAGPRQPLYGLDPRHEVPSATNLCFDVADAGAAARALVARGCSVPVPPVSVKDAQGTATYAVANSPAGNLSLTLVERAGFRGPFLPGFQSVPSAAGPGWVSHVDHLTLACTPGSSPTLMRWFRHCLGFRHLPLSPGEDPEVGLEVTAGSGRGGLKLTALQSPPGSAVPTLVLAETLPGASSGQDQVEQFLARHRGPGLQHVGLYTPNIVEATEGVAVAGGQLLAPPEAYYQQPGKERQILAAGHEPSLLARWGILLDGEDGKFLLQVFTKSLFPEDTFFLELIQRQGATGFGQGNIRALWQSVQEEQAARDQEARRWGLGSASCPGAQGRLELRNTCKGLE; encoded by the coding sequence ATGGCCGCGCACGCCCGTCGCCTGTGCCACGTTGCCTTCCACGTGCCCGCGGGGCAGCGCCTCGCCCGCGACCTGCGGCGGCTCTTCGGGTTCCAGCCCCTGGCGGTGCGGGAAGCAGAAGGCTGGCGGCAGCTGGCCCTGCGCAGCGGCGACGCGGTCTTCTTGGTGAACGAGGGGGCAGGGCCGCGGCAGCCGCTGTACGGCCTGGACCCGCGTCATGAGGTGCCCAGCGCCACCAACCTGTGCTTCGACGTGGCGGATGCGGGCGCCGCCGCCCGGGCGTTGGTCGCGCGGGGCTGCAGCGTGCCGGTGCCCCCGGTCAGCGTGAAGGATGCGCAGGGCACAGCCACCTACGCCGTGGCCAACTCGCCCGCCGGCAACCTCAGCCTGACACTCGTGGAGCGTGCCGGCTTCCGAGGGCCTTTCCTGCCAGGATTCCAGTCCGTGCCCTCTGCAGCCGGCCCGGGCTGGGTCAGCCACGTGGACCACCTGACCCTGGCCTGCACCCCTGGCAGCTCCCCCACACTGATGCGCTGGTTCCGCCACTGTCTAGGCTTCCGCCACCTGCCGCTGAGCCCAGGTGAGGATCCCGAGGTGGGCCTCGAGGTGACAGCAGGATCTGGGCGAGGGGGACTGAAGCTCACGGCCCTGCAGAGCCCACCGGGCAGTGCTGTCCCCACCCTCGTGCTGGCGGAGACCCTACCGGGGGCTTCTAGTGGACAGGACCAGGTGGAGCAGTTCCTGGCCCGGCACAGGGGACCAGGGCTGCAGCACGTGGGGCTGTACACGCCCAACATCGTAGAAGCCACTGAGGGGGTAGCAGTGGCTGGGGGCCAGCTCCTGGCGCCTCCTGAGGCGTACTACCAACAGCCCGGCAAGGAACGGCAGATCCTAGCTGCAGGGCATGAGCCTAGCCTGCTGGCCCGATGGGGGATCCTGTTGGATGGCGAGGATGGCAAGTTTCTGCTTCAGGTCTTCACCAAGTCTCTCTTTCCAGAGGACACTTTCTTTCTGGAGCTAATTCAGAGGCAGGGGGCCACAGGCTTTGGCCAGGGCAACATCCGTGCCCTGTGGCAGTCTGTGCAAGAGGAGCAAGCCGCCAGGGACCAGGAAGCCAGAAGGTGGGGGCTGGGTTCAGCCTCCTGTCCTGGAGCACAGGGCCGGCTGGAACTAAGAAACACCTGCAAAGGCTTGGAGTGA